The Saccharomyces mikatae IFO 1815 strain IFO1815 genome assembly, chromosome: 11 genome has a segment encoding these proteins:
- the RQT4 gene encoding Rqt4p (similar to Saccharomyces cerevisiae YKR023W; ancestral locus Anc_1.259) encodes MTRQQAIDYAVKKVPQILPLEESDVKALCEQVLSTSSSNPEQIASKFLEFLGHEDLSFEFVMMFNELLDQSDKKEERKTKPVHMEQTVPIASKNAPKHLTNKHINDSRDKQPKNIKEERKSSAMKSAVHSSDQSKQSQSRKEKKVPKSREKLQSLQEIDDAIKMLELRDSDSSKTCNCQGTRHPVFDVAPNCLYCGKVVCVIEGLNRGKCGHCHKPLISDDERMQMVKILNHEKNELNDPSSSSSNVSNSTNVPKKKTKNYKITSGMGKNLFAEQDKLFDFIERKRERERKRNEVLKLQEKQEVDKKYEDKLEEQGDTVTENPELLAAQERLDRLLHFQDTSAERTKIIDNASDFDMNQEAGLWGSTRERALALKKQQRNLRKWEKVERERNGRREKYVVSMNIGSNGKVTMTEVPKETDNVIADSDDDINDISDEEDISDLKHIHALKTEINRTKTMEHSNLQSKTWDYERDKKQFDRPTYVKRSTDAVQPTSKREGKNKGYDLKSRVQVDQNADASVEQNILAVL; translated from the coding sequence ATGACAAGGCAGCAGGCTATTGACTATGCAGTTAAAAAAGTTCCGCAAATATTGCCACTAGAAGAATCCGATGTAAAAGCGTTGTGCGAACAGGTGCTGAGCACATCTTCTAGTAACCCAGAACAGAttgcttcaaaatttttggaatttcTGGGACACGAAGATctatcttttgaatttgtaATGATGTTCAATGAACTGTTAGATCAATCTGATAAGAAAGaggaaaggaaaacaaaacCGGTACATATGGAACAAACTGTCCCAATTGCATCCAAAAATGCACCAAAACATCTCACTAATAAGCATATCAATGACAGTAGAGATAAGCAACCAAAAAACATAAAGGAGGAGAGAAAAAGTTCAGCAATGAAATCCGCTGTACATTCATCTGATCAAAGCAAACAATCACAGTCCAGgaaggagaaaaaagtgCCCAAATCTAGGGAAAAATTACAGTCCTTGCAAGAAATCGATGATGCCATTAAAATGCTAGAGCTCCGAGATAGCGATTCTTCTAAAACTTGTAACTGTCAAGGCACAAGACATCCGGTTTTTGACGTAGCACCAAACTGTCTTTACTGTGGCAAAGTAGTTTGTGTTATAGAGGGATTGAATAGAGGTAAATGTGGCCACTGTCATAAACCGTTGatttctgatgatgaaaggATGCAGATggtaaaaattttaaatcATGAGAAAAACGAGTTGAACGAcccatcatcatcatcatctaaTGTTTCAAATAGTACTAACGTcccaaagaagaagacaaaaaacTACAAGATAACTTCAGGTATGGGTAAAAATCTATTTGCTGAACAAGACAAACTATTCGATTtcatagaaagaaaaagagaaagagagaGAAAGCGTAATGAAGTGTTGAAATTACAGGAGAAACAAGAggttgataaaaaatacgAGGATAAATTAGAGGAACAGGGTGATACGGTGACAGAAAACCCAGAGTTGTTAGCCGCACAAGAACGGCTAGATAGACTACTACATTTCCAAGACACTTCTGCggaaagaacaaaaatcaTTGATAATGCTAGTGACTTTGACATGAACCAGGAGGCTGGGTTATGGGGCAGTACAAGAGAAAGGGCTCTTGCGTTAAAGAAACAGCAACGTAACTTGAGAAAATGGGAAAAAGTGGAAAGAGAACGTAATGGCAGGCGCGAAAAATATGTTGTAAGCATGAATATAGGTTCCAACGGTAAAGTTACAATGACAGAGGTGCCCAAGGAAACAGACAACGTAATTGCTGATTCAGATGATGATATAAACGATATAAGTGACGAAGAAGACATCAGTGATCTCAAGCATATACATGCCTTAAAAACCGAAATAAATAGGACGAAAACCATGGAGCATTCAAATTTACAGTCCAAAACATGGGATTATGAACGTGATAAGAAACAATTCGATAGACCTACGTATGTGAAAAGGAGTACGGATGCTGTACAACCAACTAGtaaaagagaaggaaaGAACAAAGGTTATGACTTGAAGTCAAGAGTTCAAGTCGATCAAAACGCTGACGCTTCAGTCgaacaaaatattcttgCTGTCCTTTAG